The Papaver somniferum cultivar HN1 chromosome 3, ASM357369v1, whole genome shotgun sequence genome includes a region encoding these proteins:
- the LOC113355926 gene encoding bifunctional TH2 protein, mitochondrial-like isoform X2 translates to MPQRNTKSSCLQLLPVQQSKIPAYTLGAMTPSLRLYAFLSKEMQKVVTPCVNSHPYSKWFKEYSYKNFEKSYLHAEVLLDKLCNSLAQEEIEIVERLCRHAMRLEMDFFYPQQSEQTLIITIYTKLDPKEERLMLFADFDFTCTSVASLEILANIEILTAQKPGQQLQGEDRDGHSHIPSVDLSKTYELLSQHQQYTSENDNFIEKIMLSKKAVSFDYEGLYSALGKLLSPEAQAVSRVFDSGLLKGISLEDIKQAAKMMLQNGCVIFFEKVNSLDVSDYLTRSALSGGTEGLRAILRQLFSQKHLLESASQGCSSSPDGGDEKQVKKIKNDLEPFWKCSHCNRDLVARNLTTYFNARFLRVIYLRGRGIVGGAAAGNPDLAEFDLLCRFCRCIVGYGFLRPLHQRVRYLLMRERVH, encoded by the exons ATGCCACAGCGAAATACGAAGAGTTCTTGTTTGCAACTGCTTCCGGTACAGCAGTCAAAAATTCCTGCTTATACTCTTGGTGCTATGACGCCAAGCCTGAGACTCTATGCCTTTCTTAGTAAGGAGATGCAAAAAGTTGTCACTCCTTGTGTTAATTCTCACCCATACAGCAAGTGGTTCAAGGAATATTCTTATAAAAATTTCGAG aaatcatatctgCATGCTGAGGTATTGCTTGATAAGCTATGCAATTCTTTGGCCCAGGAAGAG ATTGAAATCGTAGAAAGGCTTTGTCGTCATGCTATGAGACTTGAAATGGACTTCTTTTATCCTCAACAGTCTGAGCAAACTCTGATCATCACAATATATACAAAGCTTGATCCTAAGGAGGAACGTCTGATGCTATTTGCGGATTTTGATTTTACATGTACCAGTGTGGCTTCTTTGGAAATATTAGCAAACATTGAAATATTGACTGCTCAAAAACCTGGTCAGCAACTGCAGGGTGAGGATAGAGACGGACATTCTCACATTCCATCAGTAGATTTGAGTAAGACTTATGAGCTTCTTTCCCAGCACCAGCAGTATACTTCGGAGAATGATAATTTCATAGAGAAAATTATGCTCAGTAAAAAAG CTGTTAGTTTTGATTATGAAGGACTCTACAGTGCGCTTGGAAAGCTCTTATCTCCTGAGGCTCAAGCAGTTTCAAGAGTATTTGATTCTGGTTTACTGAAGGGCATAAGCTTGGAGGACATAAAGCAAGCTGCCAAAATGATGCTTCAAAATGGTTGCGTGATTTTTTTTGAGAAGGTGAACAGCCTGGATGTATCTGACTATCTAACTAGGTCAGCTCTTTCAG GTGGTACAGAAGGATTAAGGGCTATTCTCCGCCAATTATTTTCCCAGAAGCATTTACTAGAATCTGCAtcacagggttgcagcagcagcccAGACGGAGGTGACGAGAAACAGGTGAAGAAGATAAAGAACGACCTTGAGCCCTTTTGGAAATGCTCGCATTGTAACAGGGATCTTGTTGCTAGAAACCTCACTACTTACTTCAATGCAAGGTTTCTGAGGGTTATTTATCTGCGAGGGAGGGGGATTGTAGGAGGAGCTGCTGCAGGAAACCCGGACTTAGCTGAATTTGACCTACTGTGCCGCTTCTGCAGGTGCATAGTAGGATATGGGTTTCTGAGACCTCTCCATCAGCGGGTTCGGTATTTGCTCATGAGAGAAAGGGTGCACTAA
- the LOC113355926 gene encoding bifunctional TH2 protein, mitochondrial-like isoform X1 gives MPQRNTKSSCLQLLPVQQSKIPAYTLGAMTPSLRLYAFLSKEMQKVVTPCVNSHPYSKWFKEYSYKNFEKSYLHAEVLLDKLCNSLAQEEIEIVERLCRHAMRLEMDFFYPQQSEQTLIITIYTKLCNSLAQEEIEIVERLCRHAMRLEMDFFYPQQSEQTLIITIYTKLDPKEERLMLFADFDFTCTSVASLEILANIEILTAQKPGQQLQGEDRDGHSHIPSVDLSKTYELLSQHQQYTSENDNFIEKIMLSKKAVSFDYEGLYSALGKLLSPEAQAVSRVFDSGLLKGISLEDIKQAAKMMLQNGCVIFFEKVNSLDVSDYLTRSALSGGTEGLRAILRQLFSQKHLLESASQGCSSSPDGGDEKQVKKIKNDLEPFWKCSHCNRDLVARNLTTYFNARFLRVIYLRGRGIVGGAAAGNPDLAEFDLLCRFCRCIVGYGFLRPLHQRVRYLLMRERVH, from the exons ATGCCACAGCGAAATACGAAGAGTTCTTGTTTGCAACTGCTTCCGGTACAGCAGTCAAAAATTCCTGCTTATACTCTTGGTGCTATGACGCCAAGCCTGAGACTCTATGCCTTTCTTAGTAAGGAGATGCAAAAAGTTGTCACTCCTTGTGTTAATTCTCACCCATACAGCAAGTGGTTCAAGGAATATTCTTATAAAAATTTCGAG aaatcatatctgCATGCTGAGGTATTGCTTGATAAGCTATGCAATTCTTTGGCCCAGGAAGAGATTGAAATCGTAGAAAGGCTTTGTCGTCATGCTATGAGACTTGAAATGGACTTCTTTTATCCTCAACAGTCTGAGCAAACTCTGATCATCACAATATATACAAAGCTATGCAATTCTTTGGCCCAGGAAGAGATTGAAATCGTAGAAAGGCTTTGTCGTCATGCTATGAGACTTGAAATGGACTTCTTTTATCCTCAACAGTCTGAGCAAACTCTGATCATCACAATATATACAAAGCTTGATCCTAAGGAGGAACGTCTGATGCTATTTGCGGATTTTGATTTTACATGTACCAGTGTGGCTTCTTTGGAAATATTAGCAAACATTGAAATATTGACTGCTCAAAAACCTGGTCAGCAACTGCAGGGTGAGGATAGAGACGGACATTCTCACATTCCATCAGTAGATTTGAGTAAGACTTATGAGCTTCTTTCCCAGCACCAGCAGTATACTTCGGAGAATGATAATTTCATAGAGAAAATTATGCTCAGTAAAAAAG CTGTTAGTTTTGATTATGAAGGACTCTACAGTGCGCTTGGAAAGCTCTTATCTCCTGAGGCTCAAGCAGTTTCAAGAGTATTTGATTCTGGTTTACTGAAGGGCATAAGCTTGGAGGACATAAAGCAAGCTGCCAAAATGATGCTTCAAAATGGTTGCGTGATTTTTTTTGAGAAGGTGAACAGCCTGGATGTATCTGACTATCTAACTAGGTCAGCTCTTTCAG GTGGTACAGAAGGATTAAGGGCTATTCTCCGCCAATTATTTTCCCAGAAGCATTTACTAGAATCTGCAtcacagggttgcagcagcagcccAGACGGAGGTGACGAGAAACAGGTGAAGAAGATAAAGAACGACCTTGAGCCCTTTTGGAAATGCTCGCATTGTAACAGGGATCTTGTTGCTAGAAACCTCACTACTTACTTCAATGCAAGGTTTCTGAGGGTTATTTATCTGCGAGGGAGGGGGATTGTAGGAGGAGCTGCTGCAGGAAACCCGGACTTAGCTGAATTTGACCTACTGTGCCGCTTCTGCAGGTGCATAGTAGGATATGGGTTTCTGAGACCTCTCCATCAGCGGGTTCGGTATTTGCTCATGAGAGAAAGGGTGCACTAA
- the LOC113355927 gene encoding CWF19-like protein 2 → MLSGIKFIPRDQLKTDLSSSSVVEERRKSSNKKVKRRRKKKHQEYSSGSSSGSESSDSDVDIKRHRSRGKNKKSSKKRKNRHSTSSSDSESEEEGRRRKHESRKKERGHRSEAQEGVSDSVPRDVNELARKEAGLDWMLKPKYDPQKISVQTTDLPEEPQVEEVKKPNPRELNPYYKNDGGGFPEDEVQTKVHASQLPSSSVVGDGGASWRLKALKRAQEQAARDGRKLEEVVEERWGSLGQLDVSAAARAAPNRAHLHAIRNRQRTNESVSDDKVNVDGKSVNDGKRGYLKDVSVRRPEMREPKVPDSLSWRKRKGAVMSTETAQVISAAASSLNKFANDGSFLRQLAANQKKEDDGPSCSPRDMETVNMEVSMGSAGVGKPSEESASGKQELSANQLAARAMQLRMKGKHDEADKLMKEVEIMKMKDSESKPAGHGAKGSATRHVLHKLSLREKEKVEDADMNLAQTIVHNKQYGREDDEYDFEVGPNQKRNKKKVAVPERNKNVEIASRIMTQQERCQFCFENATRPKHLVVAIANFTYLMLPQWQPVVQGHCYILPMQHEAATRNIDNNVWDEIRNFKKCLIMMFGKQDQDVLFLETVMDIAKQRRHCLVECIPLPRQIAKQAPLYFKKAIDEAEDEWSQHNAKKLIDTSKKGLRGSIPKDFPYFHVEFGLDKGFVHIIDDESQFKSNIGINVIRGMLQLPEEDMYRRRQKNDSIESQKQAVGLFVKEWEPFDWTKQLG, encoded by the exons ATGCTATCAGGGATCAAGTTTATTCCACGGGATCAACTTAAAACT GATTTGAGTTCATCTTCTGTAGTGGAAGAGAGGAGAAAATCTAGTAATAAGAAGGTGAAACGTAGGAGAAAGAAGAAGCATCAAGAGTATTCATCTGGGTCTTCATCTGGTAGTGAGAGTAGTGATTCTGATGTTGACATAAAGAGACACCGGAGTAGAGGCAAAAACAAGAAATCCTCCAAAAAGAGGAAAAATAGGCATTCTACTAGCAGTTCAGATTCAGAAAGTGAAGAGGAGGGTAGAAGGCGGAAGCATGAATCTAGGAAGAAGGAAAGAGGGCATAGATCTGAGGCACAGGAAGGCGTATCAG ATTCTGTTCCTCGCGATGTAAATGAACTTGCACGGAAGGAGGCGGGATTGGACTGGATGCTAAAGCCTAAATATGATCCACAAAAGATATCTGTCCAAACTACTGATTTACCGGAGGAACCTCAAGTCGAAGAG GTAAAGAAACCAAATCCTAGAGAATTGAATCCATACTATAAGAATGATGGTGGTGGGTTCCCTGAAGATGAAGTCCAAACGAAGGTTCATGCGAGCCAACTTCCATCTTCTTCAgttgttggagatggtggtgcaAGCTGGCGGTTGAAAGCCTTGAAGCGTGCACAAGAGCAAGCTGCTCGCGATGGCCGAAAGCTTGAGGAG GTTGTTGAAGAACGTTGGGGTTCCTTAGGTCAACTTGACGTTTCTGCAGCAGCTCGTGCTGCTCCTAATCGTGCTCATTTGCATGCGATAAGAAATAGACAGAGGACGAATGAATCTGTTTCAGACGACAAAGTTAATGTGGATGGAAAAAGTGTAAACGATGGGAAGCGGGGTTACTTAAAAGATGTATCTGTCCGACGACCTGAAATGAGAGAACCTAAAGTTCCTGATTCACTGTCTTGGAGAAAGAGGAAAGGTGCTGTGATGTCTACGGAGACTGCTCAGGTCATCTCTGCTGCAGCTTCCAGCCTGAACAAGTTTGCAAACGATGGGAGCTTTTTGCGTCAACTTGCTGCTAATCAAAAGAAAGAGGATGATGGTCCTAGTTGCTCCCCCAGAGATATGGAGACTGTAAACATGGAAGTAAGTATGGGTTCAGCAGGGGTGGGCAAACCTAGTGAGGAGAGTGCATCTGGCAAACAAGAGTTAAGTGCGAATCAGTTGGCAGCTAGGGCTATGCAGCTTAGAATGAAAGGAAAGCATGACGAAGCTGACAAACTTATG AAAGAGGTAGAGATCATGAAGATGAAGGATAGTGAGTCAAAGCCAGCCGGGCATGGAGCTAAGGGAAGTGCAACCAG GCATGTCTTACACAAACTATCTCTCCGAGAAAAGGAAAAAGTGGAGGATGCTGATATGAATTTAGCTCAGACTATTGTGCACAATAAGCAGTATGGCCGGgaagatgatgagtatgattttgaGGTTGGTCCAAATCAAAAGCGAAATAAGAAAAAAGTAGCAGTGCCAGAACGAAACAAAAATGTCGAAATTGCTAGTCGGATAATGACTCAGCAAGAGCGCTGTCAATTTTGCTTTGAAAACGCAACAAGGCCAAAACATCTTGTTGTTGCAATAGCAAATTTCACTTATTTGATGTTACCACAATGGCAGCCTGTCGTGCAAGGCCATTGCTACATTTTACCTATGCAG CATGAAGCAGCCACTAGAAATATTGACAACAATGTGTGGGATGAAATTCGCAACTTCAAGAAATGCCTCATCATGATGTTTGGAAAGCAAGATCAAGATGTGCTGTTCCTTGAAACTGTGATGGACATCGCAAAGCAACGGCGGCATTGCTTGGTCGAATGTATTCCTTTACCCCGACAAATTGCAAAGCAGGCCCCTTTGTATTTTAAAAAG GCAATAGATGAAGCAGAGGATGAGTGGAGCCAACACAATGCAAAAAAGCTGATCGACACAAGCAAGAAAGGATTACGTGGTTCAATCCCAAAGGACTTCCCTTATTTCCATGTCGAATTTGGTCTAGATAAGGGTTTTGTCCATATAATAGACGATGAAAGCCAGTTTAAGAGCAACATTGGTATAAATGTCATTAGAGGCATGCTTCAGTTACCTGAGGAGGACATGTACCGGCGGCGTCAGAAGAACGATTCAATAGAATCTCAGAAACAAGCTGTAGGACTCTTTGTCAAAGAGTGGGAACCGTTTGATTGGACGAAGCAACTTGGTTAG
- the LOC113355928 gene encoding uncharacterized protein LOC113355928, translating into MAGILPGVECARRRRFHQTDPYSSVIGTNSSTCRTRRYSFCLYTSSSNDTHPNYSSSTSSSLKRSISNHQKTLEQDEKLEGGVREAKERLREKLRSRSYSSSSSSASLISVPNKRSSTTEGDDIRLVIEGHLEKKAVGSKKKTCSSTTKYSHLSRRTFMSWAKFGWKSSNQEVCAGCNF; encoded by the exons ATGGCCGGAATATTGCCCGGGGTTGAATGTGCTCGAAGAAGACGATTTCATCAAACTGATCCTTATAGTTCAGTAATTGGTACAAATAGTAGTACCTGTCGAACAAGACGCTACTCATTTTGCCTATACACAAGCAGCAGCAATGATACTCATCCCAATTATTCTTCTTCAACCTCCTCTTCACTG AAAAGAAGTATATCAAATCATCAAAAGACTTTGGAACAAGATGAGAAACTTGAAGGTGGTGTCAGAGAAGCAAAAGAAAGATTGCGTGAAAAACTTCGGAGCCGAAGTTATTCAtcatcatcctcgtcagcatcATTAATTTCAGTACCAAATAAGAG GTCTAGTACAACTGAAGGTGATGATATAAGGTTAGTAATTGAAGGTCATTTAGAGAAAAAGGCGGTTGGATCGAAGAAGAAAACTTGCAGTAGTACAACTAAGTATTCACATCTGTCAAGGAGGACATTCATGAGTTGGGCAAAGTTTGGATGGAAATCGTCCAACCAAGAAGTATGTGCAGGTTGTAATTTCTAG